tttgTTGCTGTAATGCTGCTCTTTCTTGATGATGGGAAGTTGGAAACATTGATTGCATAGATGGGTGTGGAGCGTTATTGGAACCCATCATAATGACATTTGGGCTCATGTTTTGGGGACCTGGAGGAATCATACTGCTTTGATTCCCAGGCATATGTGGAGGCAAATTTGTGAGAATATTTGATCCGGAAATTGGAATTCCCACTTGCACATTTGGAGGTCCAGTTGATTGGTTAGTAGTATTAATATTTCCTGAAACATTATGCATGCTTGTCATAATATTAGGACCTGTAGATGGTGGTAGTAAAGAGATATTACCTGCTGTACTGTGTATGGGTATAGATGAAGTCAGCGTATTAGAAAGATTACTGAGTTGAACCGTATGATTAGATTGTACATTAGTGCCAGATTGGGTTACAGGTGAATGGCCACTTTGGTAACTTGCAGAAACATTGATTGGGGAATTATTTGCGACACTCATACCCATACTGCTTGCTAAACCTGGAGGCATCATTGTCTGAACACTAGGATAGTTACTACTTTGATAAGGCTTATTTCTATCAATAGATAATGGTGAAGAATTTTCAAATTGACTGGGCATTTtatcagttttaattaataaatgtgcaGTTGGAGTTAAATGTTGTTGTACAGTATTAGATTTATCACTAGTAGATTCCATATTCAATAGAGCTTGTGTATTATCATTGGGATTTAATTGTTCAGTGGAAGAATCATTAGGTTTTAACTGCTTAGTGTCTGCTTTTTGAGAAACATCACCTGTATTTGAGAGAGGAGGATTCACATCACTTTTATGTTCTTCTCCTGTTTGTATAACATTATGTCCTATTGGTTTCAAAGTATCATTCAATTGCttattttgtgttataataTCTTTCCTGTCATCACTTTCATTTGTTGCTGGTGACGAAAGGTGCGGCATCGTGACATTGGCAGTTGTcgtttttactatatttgctGGCATTGTCACATTAAGCGGCATATTCGGTATTATATTTGACGATAAAAACATTTGAGAACTATTTATATCTTCAggttttttatctttttcaccaatatttatttcttcctTAGGATCAGCATTTGGTTTTGTAAACGGAATTGTTTTCGGGACATCAGATATCGCTGACGCTTCTACATTCTTTATATTTGCATCTGAAGAGTCTAACGGTGGTATATTACCCATtggtaaagtaattttattttgactcCACTGCGATGTTGAAGCAACATTATGCCCTATTGCTGAAGTAACCTGGCTACGTTGGAAAGGGTAATCGCCACTTGGAGGCAAAACCATTTGTTCAAGAGCCTGAAGTGTGTTTTGGGAAGTGTAGGACCCAGATACAGGTGGAGGGCCAGATGTAGCAGGCGTCTGTACCAAAGCGCGAGCACTATGTGGCGAAGCGCTGGGACCTTTTACAGGTGACATAACTGGACGTGGAGACACTTGAGGTTGTGATTGCGGTTGTTGCCTGGGAGATATTTGTGCACGAGGCGACATTTGTGGCGATAGTTGTGGAAAAGGTGGTCTATACTGTGGGCTACCAGTCTCAAGCCCAGGTTTGACGGAACTGTATTGATTGGATACATTCACATCGAGTGGGTGCTGCACTTGATGGGGTTGATAGTTCATAGGAACTGAGTGATGGGAGGTACCATATGGCATTTGGGATGGGTGTCCCGGGCCAACAGAAGATGGTACTAAAGGTTGGCGAGGATGGTGGAGAGATGTTGGAGCATGATGCAAATGTGAACTGGGGTGATTTTGTAGTGCTGCACCAATCGGACCGGAGTGTGATGACATATTCTGATGACTCTGATGTTGAGACATTGGGCCATGTCCTTGTTGAGCATGTGGTAAACCATACTGATGTGAGTTCACATCAATTTGCTGATGATATGTAGGATGTTGGCTAATTCTTGTAGCTGATGGTGGGTGCATTTGTGTATAGTTGGGATAGttctgaaaaataaagatagtTATAGCAATTaagtttaaacataatttaagtcAGAAAACATATCCATTTAAACCTTTTAATTCcaggattttttataaaaactacatttttataatagaaacatggctgatttataaataatttttgttacctGTTGTTGCCCATACAGCTGCTGAGATGTCTGTGAAAAATGTGGCTGTCTTGGAAGATATGAACTATTTTGAGGTTGCAGACCTCCTATTcccttcaaaaaaatatttatatttcaatttaagatttatgttGACATAATAAGACTAACATACTAGTGGCTGGCAGTAGAATTATGAAAAGCAAGCCTGTGTAACAAGCATTCAatagaaatatgtatacatatgtTTACCTGTTGAGGAGCATATTGGTGCATTTTTTGTTGATGTTCATAACTATGTCTATATCCAGGTGTGATAGGTGAATATCTGTTTGCTCCTGGTGCAGAAGACCAAACTCCCATGTCCCCAATACCTGAAAATTATGGCACTTTAACATTTTCACAAAATACCTAAAGGATTATGTACCAATTGCATTTGACctaaatacattacaattacCTTGTTCAGACATTGAATACATTGGATCAGGTCCAGGGTGATATCCTGGATAGGCATGTGATGGGTGAACATGGTGGGAAGGGTGTATGGGGCCATGAGGTGGTTGAGGTAATCGGGGCCGTGGAGGGTATCCACTGTATTCATGATAGTCTGGGGTTGGGGGAACGGCACCAGGATTAGGCACAGGTTGTGAGCTATTTGGAATCCCACCCGACCCTCCACCGCCAAACGAAGCCAGTTTTTGCACTGTTCCTTCTTGAGCCACGGTGTTAGAACTATATGGTTGTCTGTaactaaaaaagaaattggttaaaaataatatgaaatacgCAATTAGGTGTAGTTACTATGCACAACAAACTTTTACTTACCTATTCTCTGAAGTCTCTTTGTTTTCACTAGTTACACCACTTGAAGGGTTTGAAAAGTTATCAGAACCACCAAGGTCAGTAAGTTCTTCCAACATACCGCTGCCATCATCACCAAATAAGTTGTATGAGTCCATCACTCCTTAAGAgtgaattaatataatgatatgCTCACGTACCCATAGGGATTTAACAGCACCCATTTTAATCTGAAAATCaaggaaatatatatgtataatagtttgtaacttaataaaatactcatttcttttataactttggcttttaaatatttttttgtttgattacaTGGTAACTCCTGGCTGATTATTGTAGGCTCAGGATGTGAACTCTGGTTATGGACCGGGTAccatatattttgaaaacaagTTCAAAATTCAAACACTTATCCTATGGGGATAGGTATGATAGGCCATGTATGGCATTTATGAAGTACAATTAAAAGAATTCAACCAATTTTCAACTTGATTGTCTTGacaatttattgaattgaaaCATCAAGATGTTTATTAACAAGTTATTCTAGCAATAGTGTGAATTAGCACTTGTTACTTATACATATgctacttataaaataaacattctagTGGTTATAAAGAATAATGGAGAATATGTAgctaataaacattaatcttatatgcaaaatattatatatataaattttataattacaattggTTATAGGTGTTTATGAGTGTGCATAAACATGCCacctttaagaaaataaatatttttttcagacaGAACTGTTTTGGTTGGCCCACTCTAATACATTGGTGCTTTTGAAGAGATCTTCCCTATAATACCAAATATTCATATGTTATTGTGTTAAGGATAGAAATATTAGACTATAACagtgttaatatattaattaaaaaatcatatcaacaattaatatatttttgttggtcAATCTCTTGTTAGAAATCTTACCATTACAAGATGACACCTTCAATCACCATCAGATgctattgtttataaaactaagggGAAAAGCTATACGCTTATGGTGATCAAATAACATACAGCGCTACAACTTTTCCCTTTTAGCTTTAAAACACATTTCAGTTGCAagagaaaataatttcagtAATACCACACAATAAGACTGGTAAACCTACTTCAACATCAATAGTTTATAGTATTAAACTAgacaatttttgtttgttatttataatttaaaaatatagtacatatGTTATATAGGTTTAAAAACAACAaggtaatacaatataaacaatagtAATGTACATAATGAGAACAACAGTAAAtacttacataaattttactagAACCGTAATGGCACAGCCATATTTAATAGTTACCTACATCgagatatattaaaacaggTAATTAGGTACTTACAATAATACttcttaataatacttatatgttAACAAAGAAAGAATTATCCTTACGGAAtagcaaaaaaagaaatttgtaCTCACAATAGGCTCCATACAACACGAATGATCACAAAATGGATACCATACCCCAAAGCGACcgatttaaacaattacataaaatgaaagtctatattaaacttaataaagcaCACCAATAGTACTAGCTAACTAACGTAACTAATGTTGAGACTCAATTACAAAATCGTGTAAAATGTCGCTTGGTTAGTCGAATAGCTAACACACTCAACACTACGCTCCGTccattttgtttctttaaaatctttttagcGTTTCAGCGTTATATCCTATAGTGAAGTTCAGTCGTCAGTCGTTCACAGAGCTAATAAAGTATGGGACATAAGTACCATAAATATGGAATTGATAACTCTATGactaaaattagataaataagtTTAGGGGCTAAAATTAAGATGTCATATATGGATGgagataatttataataaataaaaatatactgctgttatgatttttaaatttttattttgccttTCATAGCGTATGATCTCAATTAAAAAGGCTGTTTTTCTTCCACTTCTCGTATGCTGACTTTTGCTTTTCCGAAACAAAAAGAGGATCTACTTAACAAGCTCGTGTActtacacaatatttgtatacgaTTTGTATTGGAACCACACAAATGTGAACTTAGTTACCCAGAAGCTGTTTGGGTTCGGCCGATTAGTCTTGATGtcagaaaatatatgaattagtTATTAGTACTCTTTAATATACTATTAGTCCATAGAGCAAATAACATTCactcgatttaaaaaatacaattaaggtatttttaatGAGTTCGGAATAGGCAGATTTTTTAGGGGATACTATTTGAATCCACAACACGAAATGCTCGGAAGCGCAAAACACGTTCTTTTACTTAATATGCGTGAGTGAAACCCTCGAAGCGCTAAATGAATTTCTACCTTATGCGGTACCACTTACGTACCTACTtaccattaaaattttacgtttGGATTGgcactttttacatttgtacaccatgcttctttattttataaaccttAAAGTCGTTTTGCTGTATTTGAAATCGATATCTGTTTTAAATGCTAGCCAAAGCTTATGATCGGTcggaatttcttttttgacgacaaaaaaaaagagtgtatCATAGCCTTATAGCACATTTATCAAACTCGTCTATTTCCAAAAATCTCTCTCGGTTTCAATTTTTTCCTGGAATTTTAGAAGTTGAAGCTACAACTTTATTACCTTCTTGGGTTATATGAGTCACTCGGGTCACATGTTTCTTAACACTGGACGGATTTCTGGGGAGAAATCAAATTAGTCTAGGGGTTGCCCAAGACCATCTGGCAACACTGTGCCTTCTACTGCAaacgataataaaaaaaatactgcaaaCGAAGCTTATTAGCgctaaaaactttatatgtatgtagtgTTCATATCCAGTATATACTATAAACACTTTACAATTCGGTTAACAGCGTTTCGTAAAaacgttattattttaatttcatgtatTACAAAGAATCATTAAGACAatcaagtaaaataattttataggcCAAAATTTGAATTCTAAGATCCGAGAATGATAAAGTTAGTGGATCCAGTGGTTCGAAGTTTCAAAGTGGCGAAGGTGTTTCGTGAAAATACtgacaaaataaatagcaTTGACTTTTCCCCGAGTGGTGAAACTCTTATATCGTGTAGTGAAGATGACCAGATAGTTATTTATGATTGCGAAAAGGGAACCCAAATGATAActgtaaacagtaaaaaatatggTGTTGACTTGATACATTTTACGCACGCAAAGAACACTGCTATACACAGTTCCACCAAAGTAGATGACACCATCAGGTATTTGTCTCTACATGATAACAAATATATCCGATATTTTCCAGGACACACTAAAAAAGTTGTTACGCTTTGCTTATCTCCTGTAGAGGATACATTCCTTTCTGGTTCGTTAGACAAAACATTACGTCTTTGGGATTTACGGTCTCCAAATTGCCAAGGCCTCATGCATCTTTCGGGAAGACCTGTAGCCGCATATGATCCAGAGGGATTAATATTTGCTGCTGGTGTAAACTCAGaaagtataaaattgtatgactTAAGATCTTTTGATAAAGGTCCTTTTGTTACATTCAAATTGAACCATGAAAAAGAATGTGATTGGACAGGATTGAAATTTTCGAGAGATGGAAAAACCATGCTTATAAGTACAAATGGTTCAATAATTAGATTAGTTGATGCATATCATGGGACTCCATTGCAAACATTTACAGGCCACCTTAATAATAAAGGTATACCAATAGAAGCATCATTTAGTCCTGATTCACAATACATTTTCAGTGGTTCAACTGATGGAAGAGTTCATGTTTGGAATGCTGATACTGGATACAAAGTATGTGTTCTTAATGGAGATCATCCAGCACCCATACAATGTGTTCAGTTTAACCCTAAATATATGCTTCTAGCATCTGCATGTACAAATATGGCATTTTGGCTACCAACAATAGACGATGTTTAGTCTTATTCTTAATATAGTCTTACAATACTTGTGTTATGAGTAAGAATATACCAATAATGGAGTTATTACAAAAGACActataattcattattaatctATTCCATGCCAATCATCTTATGTCTCATTTGTATTCAACATGGCATAATAAGCTGTTATGTTTCTGCAACAGACCGTAATAGGTGCTTAGAGCCTTCGGaaacaacattatttataaaattttaatacaacattGTCTATGTGGCATACTATGTTGTGTTATTAGTGTGTCATCTTGAATGGAACTCCATTGTACACGTGTACAATTAATTGGTTAATGCGAAGAATCAAAAGGAATTTCTTTCAACTGATCATTTCTGTCTgattttaaagattataaataagttttgattaaattttatatacaaaaaataaaaatctaactgATAAATGCATACTTTTATTTCTgctttaacttaatatttatcttttaatgcACTATACCTACCAAAGAGATgtcaagaatatatattttaaataaaaaatattaacataacatgATTTTTAATTGTGCCTTTTAACTgttcttatatttatcaatcttGGGGCCATCATACTTCATTATATGTATGCCTGCCTACTTCATGCAAATTTAGAACAGATTAGGGTTATAGTTTTGTTGTAATATAACTGACATTCTCAAGCTCTTTCTACTGAGGCGAACACATTGATTTTTGACACCAACATAGGAAAGAAATTAGACTTATGGGATCTTCATAGTccttaagtatataaataaattatcaataccttaatttgttttttattcatattaattcatacaaaaaaattaagccttatttatttgtatgaattaaTATGAATCATCCATCTATACAAGAGAGacatcattttatatataaataattacatctatatattatgtatattttattatttttaaagaacctCTTATTGGCTCTATTTTTAATTGGGAACATGACTTGCGCATGCGCTGAAGGGATCAGCGGCgcgaatatatattttttccagtCTGTGGTATCCTGCCACTTGAAAATGACAAACACGTCACAACTTACAATTGAAATCGTGTATAGATGCCAATTTAAACTTTAGAGTACaacaactttatataaaataaatagtaatatcctaaggaaattgttaaaataatttatatagaatggTAATTTCTATTGTAAATGATACTTGACTTTCGAcagatttaaaatagttttaaattataaaaatggataCCCGAGCTGAGAAATTAGCCAATGCTCGTAGGAAGGTAAGTAAAGTGTAGTATAGAACAATTTCTATTGACGaaacaatatgtttttattactgtgACATTTACAGTTAAAGGATCACCAACAAAAGAAGACGCAAAAAGATCATAATGATACAGTCAGTGAAAAAAATGAACCAACTCATATCCAAAATATTCCTAGCACTGAAATATACCCATTAGAATTTACAGTAGAACCAACATCTGCTAGCGATGAAATCAATAGTATTGTTTCTGAATCATTTCAAACAAATACCATTGCAATAGAgagtaatttacataatgaaaaagtaaatgaatatttcatttacaatCAAAACTCTTTAGAAAATGAAGTAAGATCTGTACAACAAAAATTATCTGCATGTGAAACTATGTATGCAGAAGAAAAAGCTAATCATCACATatctaaacaaaatatttctacactTGAGTGggaaattaagaatttaaaagataacacattaatattaaaacaagattgtaataaaaaagatgaaGTTATTTTGGAATTAACAAACTGTAATCAGACCCTAaggaatgaaaataataatttattggaaCAGTTAGAGTTAACTAAGTCCATAATTTCCTCTAAAGAGTCAGACAATGCTCATCTTCTGAACCAAGTCAATTTATATCTTAATCAATTGGAAGTTACTCAACTGCAGTTGCAACAATTATCTAGTGATAATACAGTTAATGTTAACAGCAACTCTAATAAAGAGGTGCTGGAGCAATTACATCAAGAAATTGAcatgttaaacaaaaaaatcacaagTCTTCAGCAAGAAAAAGATAATGTAGTATCTCACTATCAACATTACCTATCAGATTTAAAAGAACAACTTAATACTag
This DNA window, taken from Pieris rapae chromosome 16, ilPieRapa1.1, whole genome shotgun sequence, encodes the following:
- the LOC110998661 gene encoding WD repeat-containing protein 82; translation: MIKLVDPVVRSFKVAKVFRENTDKINSIDFSPSGETLISCSEDDQIVIYDCEKGTQMITVNSKKYGVDLIHFTHAKNTAIHSSTKVDDTIRYLSLHDNKYIRYFPGHTKKVVTLCLSPVEDTFLSGSLDKTLRLWDLRSPNCQGLMHLSGRPVAAYDPEGLIFAAGVNSESIKLYDLRSFDKGPFVTFKLNHEKECDWTGLKFSRDGKTMLISTNGSIIRLVDAYHGTPLQTFTGHLNNKGIPIEASFSPDSQYIFSGSTDGRVHVWNADTGYKVCVLNGDHPAPIQCVQFNPKYMLLASACTNMAFWLPTIDDV